A window from Actinomycetospora corticicola encodes these proteins:
- a CDS encoding heparin lyase I family protein — MARHRSGSPTPRTGSWPAALDAPATGPRPYGGGRHRGDPATTPLDLAAIARAAAEARGGVDGPATPAAAPSGPPTAAPRTGPLPTPPRAHRAPRVRALTTTRAAGALALFGALAGASVAAASTGPTFLADPPADTGEFVRPDTQAVAPAGVSEAVAPRVSPHTTAPAPTATTTAAPATTTKPAPRDDGGRTLWSADFREAGLANFKSTPWNNQGAKSPTLAGGLLNFLMPGGGKRSEVEPDFKSLSEGDEYYFGFSVRLAPDFPVNTSDWQVITQFKNDGTGTPPLELKVQDGKFLIDGDGGGFSKVVGDATPGQWTHLVLKVKFSSSDGTVSAWQDGVQRFADFAPPSGTLYPGKDSYVKTGIYRDTSIGQAGKLSFGSWAIGTSLGSVSKDLPAGTD; from the coding sequence ATGGCTCGACATCGCTCCGGGTCCCCGACCCCCCGCACGGGGTCCTGGCCCGCAGCGCTGGACGCCCCGGCGACCGGACCCCGCCCGTACGGCGGTGGTCGGCACCGCGGCGACCCGGCGACCACCCCGCTCGACCTCGCCGCCATCGCCCGCGCCGCCGCCGAGGCCCGGGGCGGCGTGGACGGGCCCGCCACCCCGGCCGCGGCTCCGTCGGGCCCGCCGACCGCCGCGCCGCGGACCGGCCCCCTGCCGACGCCGCCGCGGGCCCACCGCGCCCCGCGGGTGCGGGCCCTCACCACGACCCGCGCCGCCGGCGCCCTGGCCCTCTTCGGCGCCCTCGCCGGAGCGAGCGTCGCCGCGGCGAGCACGGGCCCGACCTTCCTGGCCGATCCGCCCGCCGACACCGGCGAGTTCGTCCGCCCGGACACCCAGGCCGTCGCCCCCGCCGGGGTCTCGGAGGCCGTGGCACCGCGCGTCAGCCCGCACACCACGGCGCCCGCCCCCACCGCCACGACGACCGCGGCGCCCGCCACGACCACGAAGCCCGCCCCGCGCGACGACGGCGGCCGCACGCTGTGGTCGGCGGACTTCCGCGAGGCCGGCCTCGCCAACTTCAAGTCGACGCCGTGGAACAACCAGGGCGCGAAGTCGCCGACGCTGGCCGGCGGCCTGCTGAACTTCCTCATGCCCGGCGGCGGCAAGCGCTCCGAGGTGGAGCCGGACTTCAAGAGCCTGTCGGAGGGCGACGAGTACTACTTCGGCTTCTCGGTCCGGCTCGCGCCCGATTTCCCGGTGAACACCTCCGACTGGCAGGTGATCACGCAGTTCAAGAACGACGGCACCGGGACGCCGCCGCTCGAGCTGAAGGTGCAGGACGGCAAGTTCCTGATCGACGGTGACGGCGGCGGGTTCTCGAAGGTCGTCGGCGACGCCACGCCGGGCCAGTGGACCCACCTCGTGCTCAAGGTGAAGTTCTCGTCCTCCGACGGCACCGTCAGCGCCTGGCAGGACGGCGTCCAGCGCTTCGCCGACTTCGCCCCGCCGTCCGGGACGCTGTACCCCGGCAAGGACAGCTACGTGAAGACCGGCATCTACCGCGACACCTCGATCGGACAGGCCGGCAAGCTCTCGTTCGGCAGCTGGGCGATCGGCACGAGCCTCGGCTCGGTGAGCAAGGACCTGCCCGCCGGCACCGACTGA